The genomic DNA TCCAAGCTTACGTCTATGCAGGACTGAATCAGGTACGATACCCTTCATCGCTTCTCGCAATGCGTATTTGGTCGTACCGTTTGTCACGGAATCCTCAGGTGAAATTTGTGAAGCAACCCTGAAAACTTCCTTATCCAAGAATGGAACCCTTAGTTCTAATGAATTCGCCATTGTCATCCTGTCCGCTTTGACAAGGATATCGCCACGTAACCAAGTGTGCATATCAACGTATTGCATTTTATGAACATCTGCATAGCTTCTTGCATTATCGTATAACGGCTTTGTCACCTGCTGATAGTTCCACTCCGGGTTGTATGAGTTCAGAAGCTGCTCTTTCTCTTGCTCCGTAAACATCTTCGCATTCCCGATATAACGTTCTTCCAATGGCATGCTTCCGCGCTCCATGAAGCTCTTACCTTTCGTCCCTTCAGGTAGAAGATCGGATAACTTCTTAAACCACTTACGAAGTCCTAAAGGCAGAGATTGATACCCTCTCAAGGAATTTGGTTCATTGTAGATCGTATAACCTCCGAATAATTCATCGGCACCTTCTCCGGAAAGGACGACCTTCACATGCTTCCGAGCTTCCCGTGATACGAAGTAGAGCGGGACTGCGGCCGGATCTGCGACTGGATCATCCATGTGCCAGATTATCTTAGGTAGTTCACTGATGAACTCCTCTGGTTTAACGATGTAATGGATGTTTTCAACATTCAACGCTGCAGCTGTTGAAACTGCAACATCAATTTCACTGAACCCTTCACGTTCAAAGCCGACGGTGAACGTTTTAATATTTGGATTAATCTCACTTGCTAAAGCTACAATCGCACTTGAATCAATTCCGCCTGATAAGAAACTTCCGACAGGAACGTCACTGCGCATATGTACTTTAACAGAATCTCTCATCACTTCTCGGATATCCTTGATGATCCGCTCCATCGGTGCTGCTTTCGCTCTGAAACTAGGCAGCCAATAGGATTGAACGTTCATCTTTTCGCCCGGTCTTTTTGTGAAAAAATGACCAGGTGCAAGCTTTTTGATGCCTACGGACATCGTGGCAGGTTCTGGAACGAACTGATAAGTAAGGTAGTGATGAAGCGCTTCTGGATCAACTTCGTCTTTTTCCCTTAGTGATAAGATAGATTTCTTTTCTGAGGCACAATAAAGCAAGCCATCCTCTTCTAAATAGAAGAATGGTTTGATTCCGAAAGGATCTCGTCCTCCGAAAAGAACCTTCTCTTCTTTATCCCAAATAAGGAACCCGAACATACCACGGAGGTCTTTTATCGAATCGGTACCTTTGCGAACATAATTTGCCAGGATCACTTCTGTGTCTGAGCTTGTTTCAAATTCGTAACCTTCTTCGATAAGCTCATTACGCAATTCAACGTAATTATAAATTTCACCGTTGAATATGATCCAGTAACGCTCGTTTTCATAGGATAAGGGTTGATTTCCACCTTCAAGGTCAATAATGCTCAACCTTCTAAAACCAAATCGTATATGCTCATCATAGAAATGCCCTTCATCATCTGGGCCTCTATGTGTTATAACATCGGTCATCTTCTTCAATTGCTTAATTTCCTGGTCTTCTGCCTCAATTTGATGATCTGAGACATAACCGACAAAACCACACATCTAAATTGCCTCCTTCTTACGAAGTAATTCCTACTCTAGTTGTTCTAACATCGAGTTTTTGTCCATTCTTGTATTATAAATCATATCACTAGGATTAGACGAGTGTCTTTTTACATTGTTTCAAAAAATATCATAAAATAATTTCATTTCACATTAAGTAATAAGTATAAAACAAGAGGGCTGACCTTAGGTACAAGTCAGACACCTCTATCCAAGCTGTATCAAGGTCCCGAATTTCCTTCACTTAAAAATCATGAATAAGTATATTCCATGCGGGTTCCCCATTCGTTATACAAGGTTTTCTGGGTCGAGCAGATCATCTGCCTCTTCTTCTGTCAAGATCTCCCTCTCAAGGATAATCTCTCTTACTGTTTTCCCTGATTTAAAGCTTTCCTTCGCAATTTCTGCAGCCTTTTCATAACCTATTTTCGGATTCAGTGCTGTCGCCAAAGCTAGACTCTTCTCCATCAATTCACTCATTCTGCCTTCGTTCGGCTCAATTCCTTTAATACAACGTTCTGTAAAGGTATCCATTCCATTCGATAAGATGGTGATGGAGTGAAGGACGTTGTAACCGACAATCGGCATCATAGGATTGATTTCCAATTGACTCCCTATACCTGCTGTTGATACACAGGTGTCATTTCCAATCACTTGTGAACAAATCATATAAAGGTTTTCTGGAATGACGGGGTTCACTTTACCCGGCATGATGGAAGACCCTGGTTGTACGGCAGGCAAGGTTAGCTCTGCAATGCCTGTTCGCGGGCCGGAGCTAAGGAGCCTGAAGTCACTTGATATCTTAATCAAGTGAATGGCTGCTTCTTTGAGGGCATGACTGACTCGAATGGCTGCTCCTGTGTTCTGCATAAAACTGAAACGGTTCTTAGGCTGCTTAAAAGGCAAACCAGTGGTTTCAGCCACTGCTTGAATGGCACGATCGCTATATTCAGCATGGGAATTGATGCCCGTCCCGACAGCATTTCCTCCTAGTCCAATTTCATAGAGGAACGGCTCGGCCATCTTAACTGCATCATATGCATTCCGTAAGCTTTGCGCATAACCTTCAAAGGATTGTCCTAAACGCATCGGCACTGCATCTTGCAAATGGGTACGACCAGATTTGATATACGGTTGAAACTCCTCCGCTTTCTGTTCCAGAGCTTTGATCGTTTTCTCGAGAGCTGGGTATAAGCTACGATGAAGCTCCTCTGCAACAGCGATATTGATGGCGACATGGATTGTATCGTTTGTGGATTGGGCCATGTTGACATCATCATTTGGGTGGACCTTCTTCCAGTCCCCTCTTTCGCCACCTAAGATCTCGCTCGCACGTGAGGCGATGACCTCGTTTGCATTCATATTTTGAGAGGTACCGGCTCCTGCTTGATAAGCATCGACCACGAATTGGTCATCCAGCTTACCATCCATTACTTCTTCCGCTGCTTGAATGATTGCATTGGCTTTACTCTCTTCAAGCTCACCGGTATCTCGGTTGGATACCGCTGCGGAGCGTTTAATGATGGCTTGGGCACGAATGAATGCACGAGGCAGACGTGAACCGCTTATCGGAAAATTTTCA from Pseudalkalibacillus sp. SCS-8 includes the following:
- the asnB gene encoding asparagine synthase (glutamine-hydrolyzing), with protein sequence MCGFVGYVSDHQIEAEDQEIKQLKKMTDVITHRGPDDEGHFYDEHIRFGFRRLSIIDLEGGNQPLSYENERYWIIFNGEIYNYVELRNELIEEGYEFETSSDTEVILANYVRKGTDSIKDLRGMFGFLIWDKEEKVLFGGRDPFGIKPFFYLEEDGLLYCASEKKSILSLREKDEVDPEALHHYLTYQFVPEPATMSVGIKKLAPGHFFTKRPGEKMNVQSYWLPSFRAKAAPMERIIKDIREVMRDSVKVHMRSDVPVGSFLSGGIDSSAIVALASEINPNIKTFTVGFEREGFSEIDVAVSTAAALNVENIHYIVKPEEFISELPKIIWHMDDPVADPAAVPLYFVSREARKHVKVVLSGEGADELFGGYTIYNEPNSLRGYQSLPLGLRKWFKKLSDLLPEGTKGKSFMERGSMPLEERYIGNAKMFTEQEKEQLLNSYNPEWNYQQVTKPLYDNARSYADVHKMQYVDMHTWLRGDILVKADRMTMANSLELRVPFLDKEVFRVASQISPEDSVTNGTTKYALREAMKGIVPDSVLHRRKLGFPVPIRHWLKNEMYEWAKNLIKQSPTDAYLDKNVILNMLEAHRTGNIDYSRKIWTVIIFMIWHQIYVEGLYDFDDLKLEQYKEEVESEKKQELNIATT
- a CDS encoding class II fumarate hydratase gives rise to the protein MENYRIAKDTLGEVKVPADAYYGAQTQRAVENFPISGSRLPRAFIRAQAIIKRSAAVSNRDTGELEESKANAIIQAAEEVMDGKLDDQFVVDAYQAGAGTSQNMNANEVIASRASEILGGERGDWKKVHPNDDVNMAQSTNDTIHVAINIAVAEELHRSLYPALEKTIKALEQKAEEFQPYIKSGRTHLQDAVPMRLGQSFEGYAQSLRNAYDAVKMAEPFLYEIGLGGNAVGTGINSHAEYSDRAIQAVAETTGLPFKQPKNRFSFMQNTGAAIRVSHALKEAAIHLIKISSDFRLLSSGPRTGIAELTLPAVQPGSSIMPGKVNPVIPENLYMICSQVIGNDTCVSTAGIGSQLEINPMMPIVGYNVLHSITILSNGMDTFTERCIKGIEPNEGRMSELMEKSLALATALNPKIGYEKAAEIAKESFKSGKTVREIILEREILTEEEADDLLDPENLV